The Pseudomonadota bacterium genomic interval GGCTATTCAAAGAAGCGAGTGACATTGAACCCGGGAGAGCTGAACTGGTGGTTCATAGCTCATTATGCGCCACCGACGAAGAAAAGCGGGACCAACTCAAAAACATCATTAGCGGGGAATTTTCTGCCAAGATGAAGGCGGGTGACGCCACAGAAAAACTCCGTAAGAGTTTGATGCGGCTCCGTATGCTCGGTGATTTGCTGGACATAACAAACGACGAGCAGTCCCCAGATGAAGAATCAGTTTGGGTTGCCGGTGGCCTCATTTGGGAATGGGCTGAGGAGGCCCGTAAAGCCGGGCGCGTGCTTGAAGATCGCTGGTCGGAACTAGAAGACAGCAAATTGGAGAAATCGTCGGCAGGGGCATCGTGAAGTTTGATTAGACAAACAACACTCAGGGTCAGGGATGGCCCTCTAAAGACCCCGTAGGACATGTCAGATGGCCCAATGCACGAGCGTTTGTCCATATCTCCTACCCGACAATAGCCCTGCTTCTTGCAGGGCTTTTCTTTGTCCTATACTTGGGCAATACTGGGTTATAACTAGGTAAAGAAACATCCGGGGTTAGGCATTCAATAATTGAAGGAGACAACATGAAAAAATTGTATCTTTTACTAGCTATTATTGGCGCTATTGTCCCCTATATCTTCTTTTTTCAATTCTTTCAGACTGAGGGGTTAAACATACCTGCTTTTATTTCAGCACTTTTTGTAAATGGCGCTGCTGGTGGTTTTAGTGCTGATCTATTGTTGACGTCTTTTGTCTTCTGGTTATTTATGTTTCAGCAAGTCAAAGGATCGAGTGGCCCAAAGCCATACATATTCATTGTTCTAAATCTTGCTATAGGGTTGAGTTGTGCCTTGCCAGCTTACTTATATGCGCGAGAAAAATAGCATTAATGCAATAACAACTAAAAGTGGCCGAAAGCGGATCTTCAACTATTTAGATGTTTTATGAGTTCATTTTATTTCAAGACATTCGCCCGCCTCGCCTTGCTGCCTTATATAGGCGGTACGGTGATTCATATCCTCCGCCTTATTTACAATTTCCCAATTGATGAAATTCCTATTGAGGCTGACTGGCTGGTAGTCATAATTGGAGGATATGCCGGTATAGGACTAATCATTTACGCCAATAGAATACCCTTCCAGAATTTATTCGATAAGATTATTTATGGGTTGCTGATCTTTCATCTCGATGGTTCGGTAATACTTCATGCATATATACTATGGGCCGGAAGCCATGAGGTCCTTAACGTTTTTTCTTACGAGTATAGTTTTTTTGCTGTAGCGTATTTTATGGCGTTTGGATATTACGTACTTCGCCTGAAGAAGCGATTGTATAATTGAGCAAGCTCTGGATTTGTGGGACCTGCCATTCCTCCGCGTCCGCTTCTGGCCGAAAGCGGCCTGTCGTTTTCCTAATATTCGTGTGATCTGAACGTCCGCTTTCGGGAAAAGCAGACATTAGCGGCCACCGAGCAACGCCAAAATAATCGTCTATAGTTATCCTACCCGCACCACATAAGGGACGACCCTATGACACGAGCGATCTTTGCGGCAATCCTGATCTTTGCAACAGCTACAGTAACAGCCGACATGAAGATTACCTTCATTGACGCTAGACAAGCCGATGCTATCGTTATTCAGATCGACCAGGACTCAGGCGAACCCTTCACAATCATTGTTGACGGTGGCGACGGTGACAGTGATCTTCGAGATACGTTACCAGCATTGATGACAGGTGACTCCACGGTTGAGCTGGTCGTTCTCTCGCACCCTCACACAGATCATATCGAGGCGCTGGACTGGTTGATCCAACAATCAGGTTTCACGATAGAGCGCATCTGGTGGGGTGGTGAAGGACATACTATCGGAGGATTCACACGCTTCAAGACGGCTGTTGATGACAAAGGCGTCATGCTGGTCCGACCTGCAGAAGCGTTTCATCACTTTGTTGGTGCTACAGACTTCACCATTCGTGTTCTCAATAACGGCATGGAGTTTCCAGGGACAGCTGGTAAGGACATCAATAACGACTCGGTCGTATTCCAGCTCATTTATGAACCTGCATCTGATGTCAGAGTCA includes:
- a CDS encoding MBL fold metallo-hydrolase; amino-acid sequence: MTRAIFAAILIFATATVTADMKITFIDARQADAIVIQIDQDSGEPFTIIVDGGDGDSDLRDTLPALMTGDSTVELVVLSHPHTDHIEALDWLIQQSGFTIERIWWGGEGHTIGGFTRFKTAVDDKGVMLVRPAEAFHHFVGATDFTIRVLNNGMEFPGTAGKDINNDSVVFQLIYEPASDVRVTALFTGDIEEAQGGMLVSEFGDELKSDIVKVPHHGSSELFDQFPARVAADFAYVSSSGTHGTFKHPRKNALDLYAATAEIFCTCDAAETLHHITVTVDELGDISTSPAQPPYFVWERDANGDLQQITVTP
- a CDS encoding DUF2834 domain-containing protein, with the translated sequence MKKLYLLLAIIGAIVPYIFFFQFFQTEGLNIPAFISALFVNGAAGGFSADLLLTSFVFWLFMFQQVKGSSGPKPYIFIVLNLAIGLSCALPAYLYAREK